A part of Leishmania panamensis strain MHOM/PA/94/PSC-1 chromosome 34 sequence genomic DNA contains:
- a CDS encoding hypothetical protein (TriTrypDB/GeneDB-style sysID: LpmP.34.0890) produces MLTRSLPLLRRRGTGHVVKYLEGVPTPTKLIDHLAGANLHASAELPFFTTVPRYIDAQLEQRLSRLYFHHLLYPAGGARLPYQAVVVRGARAVRASVTHLLWAKKATSGVPHQPDHQQRLAAVPAPAVRRPNPLAVPDSQLGSSSPAPSSSAAGKMPIMSCSATIPTEDVPAAASWARVDPAKRPYFSAGISSNHEHRHRSHSPPEDMKLSARTVVDTTLAPLRGVLEHFWNESKTTWNSSSQVAASGLPSASLPAEHKMAERVQQLLVHPAAGLLWMPTSSSLSNPPVSCEGSGGTSSSVPDNSEQRYWAELMAHVQERVAAMTMRGGGGDAKSPADVRTFLYVQTRLPPSATVVLPLAQVRDHVHDSKQTMDNFSLHNDASEGMVCRIAGGLEPVVPFAVGRPLVPVTANDATASLSDRIFAHVTCLTRLNMRVSSAPLAKTPAVAAANGDPRATVESQAANMPCSTHPVKETVPHSRDSAPTSAEPWCLGGVRLDLMTPLHIRTVAERHPTKPSVHTRGRLMAQAQNGTSTVKATTGSADTGRYVIGRTDAETYVLPQRELLLTLHVPTHTEDMCAAQNVERLRRQVKIGRASPAAMSAAWPTEQARLTSSRRAAGQYANTMSANETGVHSASVTPQAATAPLVTPPLAPLLVSRTSYEVRALPGDVVYIPRGWGFDVQRIVGTATIHNGSCGGGGPGKAQVDFCDHRTVAGHNGAGRGCRSAAPSNCHEPAEAAPRVSPAASVQLTSVEVDALCLHYQPYPELTEAQAAVYVAANYVHGGVNEFYEHGGNRVYRSYR; encoded by the coding sequence ATGCTGACCCGatcgctgccactgctccgccgccgcggcacgGGCCACGTTGTGAAGTACCTGGAGGGAGTTCCCACCCCTACAAAGCTCATTGACCACCTCGCCGGCGCCAACCTGCATGCATCCGCTGAGTTGCCCTTCTTTACTACCGTGCCGCGCTACATAGacgcgcagctggagcagcggctTTCTCGCCTCTACTTTCACCATCTTCTGTACcccgctggaggagctcgacTGCCTTATCAAGCAGTTGTCGTGCGCGGAGCACGTGCGGTGCGCGCCTCAGTCACGCACCTGCTTtgggcgaagaaggcgacgAGTGGAGTGCCGCATCAGCCAGATCACCAGCAAAGGCTTGCAGCAGTCCCTGCCCCTGCGGTGCGCCGACCAAACCCGCTTGCCGTTCCAGACTCCCAGCTCGGCTCATCAAGCcctgcgccgtcgtcgtctgcCGCAGGAAAGATGCCCAtcatgagctgcagcgcgacaATCCCCACCGAGGACGTTCCAGCTGCGGCATCGTGGGCTCGAGTGGACCCTGCGAAGCGGCCTTACTTTTCCGCTGGCATTTCAAGCAATCATGAGCACCGCCACAGGTCTCACAGTCCTCCAGAAGACATGAAGCTGTCGGCGAGGACAGTAGTAGACACGACTTTGGCTCCGCTGAGAGGGGTTCTGGAGCACTTCTGGAATGAATCGAAGACGACCTGGAACTCGTCGAGTCAAGTTGCCGCGAGTGGgctgccctccgcctctctcccagCTGAACACAAGATGGCAGAGCGTGTGCAACAGCTGCTTGTGCATCCGGCAGCTGGACTCCTGTGGATGCCAACCTCTTCGTCCCTGTCAAACCCTCCGGTTAGCTGTGAAGGAAGCGGGGGTACTTCTAGCAGCGTTCCTGACAATTCAGAGCAGCGCTACTGGGCAGAGCTGATGGCGCACGTACAGGAGAGAGTagcagcgatgacgatgcgtggtggtggtggtgatgcgAAATCCCCTGCAGACGTGCGTACGTTCTTGTATGTACAGACACGCCTTCCTCCATCCGCGACGGTAGTGCTTCCGTTAGCGCAGGTGCGCGATCACGTCCACGACAGCAAGCAGACAATGGATAACTTCAGCCTGCACAATGATGCAAGCGAAGGTATGGTTTGCCGGATTGCTGGTGGCCTAGAACCAGTGGTGCCGTTTGCTGTGGGCCGCCCACTGGTGCCGGTGACGGCCAACGACGCTACCGCCTCGCTGTCGGACCGCATCTTTGCCCACGTGACGTGCCTGACGCGACTCAACATGCGCGTGTCGTCAGCGCCGTTGGCAAAGACTccagctgtggcagcagcaaatGGTGACCCCCGTGCCACAGTCGAGTCGCAAGCAGCGAACATGCCATGCAGTACGCATCCAGTCAAAGAAACGGTGCCCCACTCGCGTGACAGCGCCCCCACCTCCGCGGAGCCGTGGTGCTTGGGCGGTGTTAGGCTGGACCTCATGACACCTCTGCATATCCGCACCGTTGCGGAGCGCCACCCAACGAAGCCCTcggtgcacacgcgcgggCGCCTGATGGCACAAGCTCAGAATGGCACCTCCACGGTGAAGGCAACAACGGGCAGTGCCGATACCGGCCGGTACGTTATCGGTCGAACGGATGCAGAAACGTACGTGCTCCCACagcgcgagctgctgctaaCGCTTCACGTGCCCACTCACACAGAAGACATGTGTGCCGCGCAAAATGTGGAACGACTGCGCCGGCAGGTGAAGATAGGCCGCGCAAGCCCTGCAGCGATGTCCGCGGCGTGGCCAACGGAGCAGGCACGACTCACGTCTTCGCGCCGCGCAGCGGGGCAGTACGCCAATACAATGAGCGCAAACGAGACAGGCGTGCATAGTGCAAGCGTGACGCCGCAAGCGGCTACAGCACCCCTTGTGACGCCTCcgttggcgccgctgctggtatCCCGCACCAGCTACGAGGTGCGCGCACTGCCAGGCGACGTCGTGTACATTCCACGTGGGTGGGGATTCGACGTGCAGCGCATTGTTGGCACAGCCACCATCCAcaacggcagctgcggtggtggtggtcctGGCAAGGCCCAGGTGGACTTCTGTGATCACCGCACCGTTGCGGGGCATAACGGAGCGGGGCGTGGCTGCCGGTCGGCTGCGCCGTCTAACTGCCACGAACCCGCTgaagcagcgcctcgcgTGTCGCCGGCAGCATCGGTGCAGCTCACCTCTGTCGAGGTGGACGCCTTGTGTCTTCACTATCAGCCATACCCCGAGCTgacagaggcgcaggcggccGTCTACGTCGCGGCGAACTACGTGCATGGTGGCGTTAACGAGTTCTACGAACACGGCGGCAACCGCGTTTATCGTTCGTATCGTTGA
- a CDS encoding hypothetical protein (TriTrypDB/GeneDB-style sysID: LpmP.34.0910), translated as MLHKYDKIEDAMAACVALEYPLIVTLHDKLPTFLNNAEEATRGSGTSGVAGGRSPACSTFPFLPAWHNTVMTQSSSSFFADASDSCEASHTAPDLAAATANSSLGYLMRPANLTAAAAANASMMAQAIADGEELALVPDFPLGSVQGGAAQREALLVTFLESRLGSVTLLHLIEAGTPDYAAFSTAVPAAPGTPGAALPRVHIFFPPAAGMTPVVLSGSLLTPQSVYNCVQIGLLKPKMHASPATPSGSPDVLLSFFSATVSAMNREYLRARQRANPALSTSDLSAAPLLQQRHSDPSTTTRTAVDGQQPATTTPIGAAPAQRTKGVSNVDALEAAHLISIAGLPMSFTTSPMSIAPHKTILTTPSMTLQTVWRVVEKHLEWAQREIQQAQAASTWNGVTSPKPGAKFSFAIEPPATSTEAVAMTVMTMEEAAKVRLQDYPRNTVVQVHFDGVAPPPPAVPAQVATSASHPTEYVCEEGVCRRRVPEDMSARAADAATTTPPAPEAESAHTSSSAAASAVPSADVSVKLRCSLPNGKTLDLAPLDPSVATLRADVRPAVANALGYDNFVFVGAYPPRRYSTETDELRPLKEVELGRSSALRVVSLDGPASPDASSKGAQQQHQEGHTRPMLFSAASSLMAMFAGARGSQDGAPAAATSSPPASRQPQRQHCTYNSMAEMLAANEEAERQTAMERFRQEQQRQPPGSSSSSRHQSDSEQRAQGKKSNRYFGGGSTEFIAENGDNEAGNDNEGRRATMEALTPEQQEAFLCEQLRQIVNRHRRQSGKAGDEDEEDAEEGEQGRGEGHRAFQGPGRRLAGDAPSASDGSSKAASPHSPSPSDPTLAPGTKKNE; from the coding sequence ATGCTTCACAAATACGACAAAATTGAAGACGCCATGGCGGCGTGCGTCGCCCTCGAGTACCCGCTCATCGTTACACTGCACGACAAGCTGCCCACCTTTCTCAACAATGCAGAAGAGGCGACCCGCGGCAGCGGTACCAGTGGTGTAGCGGGTGGACGCAGTCCTGCATGCTCAAcgttcccctttctccctgcGTGGCACAACACGGTCATGACTcagtccagcagcagcttcttcgcCGATGCTTCCGACTCGTGCGAAGCGTCGCACACAGCGCCCGACCTGGCCGCGGCTACGGCTAACTCCTCCCTCGGCTACCTCATGAGGCCAGCGAACctgacggcagcagccgcggcgaaCGCGTCAATGATGGCGCAGGCAATCGCAGATGGCGAAGAGCTCGCTCTTGTGCCGGACTTTCCGTTAGGCAGCGTACAAGGTGGGGCAGCAcagcgcgaggcgctgctcgtcACCTTCCTCGAGAGCCGCCTCGGCTCAGTGACGTTGTTACACCTCATCGAGGCAGGGACTCCGGATTACGCTGCCTTCTCGACTGCTGTGCCGGCCGCTCCCGGCACTCCtggcgctgcactgccgcgtGTGCACATCTTCTTCCCTCCGGCTGCCGGCATGACGCCAGTGGTGCTGAGTGGGAGCTTGCTGACTCCACAAAGCGTGTACAACTGCGTGCAGATAGGTCTGCTGAAGCCCAAAATGCACGCCTCCCCAGCGACGCCCTCAGGCAGCCCTgatgtgcttctctctttcttctcagCCACCGTGTCTGCTATGAACCGCGAGTACCTGCGCGCTCGTCAGCGGGCGAATCCTGCCTTATCCACCTCTGACTTAAGCGCCGCCCCGCtacttcagcagcgccacagcgaCCCCTCAACCACGACGAGGACAGCTGTAGATGGCCAACAACCCGCCACGACCACACCGATCggggcggcaccggcgcagcgcacaaaAGGGGTGAGCAATGTGGACGCATTAGAAGCAGCTCACTTGATTAGCATTGCAGGGCTTCCTATGtccttcaccacctctccGATGTCAATCGCACCACACAAGACGATTCTTACCACCCCGAGCATGACGCTGCAGACGGTGTGGCGGGTAGTGGAAAAACACCTTGAGTGGGCGCAGCGTGAGATACAACAGGCCCAGGCGGCGTCGACGTGGAACGGGGTCACCTCACCAAAACCTGGGGCAAAGTTCAGCTTTGCGATCGAACCCCCAGCGACGTCAACAGAAGCGGTCGCGATGACGGTAATGACGATGGAGGAAGCTGCCAAGGTACGTCTGCAGGACTACCCACGCAACACAGTGGTGCAGGTCCACTTCGACGGCgttgcgccgccaccgcctgctgTACCGGCACAAGTGGCCACATCCGCCTCGCACCCTACCGAGTACGTGTGCGAGGAAGGCGTATGCCGTCGGCGAGTTCCTGAAGACATGTCGGCGCGTGCGGCGGATGCGGCAACAACGACACCACCGGCGCCAGAAGCGGAATCGGCACACACTTCAtcctcagctgcagcgtccgCGGTGCCCAGTGCAGACGTCTCTGTGAAGCTCCGCTGTTCGCTTCCCAACGGTAAGACGCTGGACTTGGCGCCGCTGGACCCATCCGTGGCCACCCTCCGTGCTGACGTTCGACCTGCCGTGGCAAACGCTCTGGGCTATGACAACTTCGTGTTTGTGGGCGCCTACCCACCGAGGCGGTACAGCACAGAGACCGATGAGCTGCGGccgctgaaggaggtggagctcgGTCGATCCAGCGCCCTGCGCGTTGTGTCTCTCGACGGCCCTGCATCACCCGATGCATCAAGCAAAggggcacagcagcagcaccaggaAGGACACACACGGCCGATGCtcttcagcgctgcctcttctctgATGGCCATGTTTGCTGGTGCTCGTGGCAGCCAAGatggcgcaccagcagcagcaacctcTTCACCCCCCGCCTCACGTCAGCCGCAGCGACAACATTGTACGTACAATTCGATGGCCGAGATGCTGGCAGCGAACGAAGAAGCAGAGCGGCAGACAGCAATGGAACGCTTTCGGCAAgaacaacagcgacagcCACCCGGatcgtcgtcttcgtcgcGCCATCAGTCGGACTCTGAGCAACGAGCACAGGGCAAGAAGTCCAACCGCTACTTTGGCGGCGGCTCCACCGAGTTTATCGCCGAGAATGGGGACAACGAAGCCGGAAATGACAACGAGGGCAGGCGTGCCACAATGGAGGCCTTGACACCCGAGCAGCAAGAAGCCTTCCTGTGTGAGCAACTGCGGCAGATCGTGAATCGACATCGGCGGCAGTCCGGAAAAGCAGGCGATgaggacgaagaggacgccgaggaaggagagcaggggaggggggagggtcaTCGTGCCTTTCAGGGCCCAGGGCGACGCTTGGCTGGGGACGCTCCATCTGCGAGCGATGGCTCTTCGAAGgctgcctctcctcactccccGTCACCATCCGACCCGACTCTGGCGCCGGGAACCAAGAAAAATGAGTAG
- a CDS encoding hypothetical protein (TriTrypDB/GeneDB-style sysID: LpmP.34.0940) produces the protein MKVPSLSDELLQEQSHGEQNSEDSQADSLAPTIWNTPKPLTRQQSSKCLPNEPSPGCTTITSIDYPEVDLSPSWQPVSNQVSLRTAPIPLCGLESNKNILQSGNASVNNFSTDTPTTVKAPVASTGPSSSAVLHYKTKRCRHFDQSGWCPYQHRCIFAHGDREFAFYTAQKGTAIDSSGEDVCPTTSPLANDHIERNVQELVEEYELAVSEVRTKVVASSNSGGGPSDAHGPRGSQMKSDSKGPPPPIVSNSPPASPILSHSSAASQCHPSNLHFLTATPLPHSSMAMVNGASNSMAQFQALQPQNSQQYRAHQQQVAILSQQLVLVSGLNGAPTDLPFAMLSSSAPLATAPQPAHVFPPHYQQHGVFTMATGTLGAFPMNQNQQLPQHQIYCVSTPYYNAMTANGGKGELPVYPGGHTFDPARSFNGYLPARFM, from the coding sequence ATGAAGGTGCCATCTCTGTCAGATGAGCTCCTGCAGGAACAGTCGCACGGGGAGCAGAACTCCGAAGACAGCCAAGCTGACAGCCTCGCGCCAACAATCTGGAACACTCCGAAGCCCCTAACCAGGCAGCAGAGCTCGAAGTGTCTCCCCAACGAGCCCTCGCCTGgctgcaccaccatcacGTCGATCGACTACCCGGAAGTAGACTTATCACCATCGTGGCAGCCTGTCTCGAACCAAGTGTCTTTGCGTACTGCCCCTATCCCTCTTTGCGGGCTGGAGTCGAACAAGAACATCCTTCAAAGTGGCAACGCCAGTGTCAACAACTTCAGTACAGACACACCAACGACGGTGAAGGCACCAGTTGCCAGTACCGgaccgagcagcagcgcagtctTGCACTACAAGACGAAGCGATGCCGGCACTTTGATCAGTCTGGGTGGTGCCCGtaccagcaccgctgcataTTTGCCCATGGTGACCGCGAGTTCGCTTTTTACACGGCACAGAAGGGCACTGccatcgacagcagcggtgaggaCGTCTGCCCGACGACCTCACCGCTTGCAAATGACCACATTGAGCGCAACGTGCAGGAACTTGTGGAAGAGTACGAGCTGGCTGTGTCTGAGGTGAGAACCAAGGTCGTAGCGAgtagcaacagcggcggtggccctTCCGACGCCCATGGCCCTCGAGGCTCGCAGATGAAAAGCGACAGCAAggggccaccgccgcccattGTCAGCAACTCGCCGCCCGCTTCGCCCATCCTCTCTCACTCATCTGCAGCATCGCAGTGCCACCCTTCGAATCTGCACTTTCTCACTGCCACCCCACTGCCACATTCGTCCATGGCTATGGTCAACGGCGCGTCGAACTCGATGGCGCAGTTCCAGGCTTTGCAACCGCAGAACTCTCAGCAGTACCGcgcacatcagcagcaggtggccaTTCTCAGCCAGCAGCTCGTTCTCGTCTCCGGGTTGAATGGAGCCCCTACCGACTTGCCTTTTGCCATGCTGTCGTCAAGCGCACCGCTGGCGACCGCCCCGCAGCCTGCTCACGTTTTTCCTCCACATTATCAACAGCATGGGGTGTTCACAATGGCGACTGGCACGCTGGGTGCCTTCCCGATGAATCAAAACCAGCAGCTGCCCCAGCATCAGATCTACTGTGTTTCAACTCCCTATTACAATGCCATGACCGCAAATGGCGGCAAAGGTGAACTGCCCGTGTACCCTGGTGGCCACACATTTGATCCTGCTAGATCCTTCAACGGCTACTTGCCAGCTCGCTTCATGTGA
- a CDS encoding casein kinase, putative (TriTrypDB/GeneDB-style sysID: LpmP.34.0930) — translation MNVELRVGNRYRIGQKIGSGSFGEIFRGTNIQTGDPVAIKLEQVKTRHPQLTYESRFYRILGSGGGAVGIPMMFYHGVEGEFNVMVIELLGPSLEDLFSFCGRRLSLKTTLMLADQMISRIEFVHSKSVLHRDIKPDNFLMGTGKKGHHVYIIDFGLAKKYRDPRTHAHIPYKEGKSLTGTARYCSINTHMGVEQGRRDDMEGIGYILMYFLRGSLPWQGLKAHTKQEKYNRISERKQTTPVELLCKGFPSEFAAYMNYVRALRFEDKPDYSYLKRMFRDLFVREGYHVDYVFDWTLKRIHESLQEQQSFPGGSNGGGAAGNGSPMNQSPAPGGNGGAPNNVNNNQELGAPEQQ, via the coding sequence ATGAACGTGGAACTGCGCGTCGGCAACCGCTACCGGATCGGTCAGAAGATCGGCTCCGGCTCATTCGGTGAGATCTTTCGTGGCACAAACATTCAGACGGGCGACCCGGTCGCCATCAAGCTTGAGCAGGTGAAGACGCGCCACCCGCAGCTCACATATGAGTCACGTTTCTATCGcatcctcggcagcggcggcggcgccgtcggcaTCCCCATGATGTTCTACCACGGTGTTGAAGGTGAGTTCAACGTGATGGTCATTGAGCTGCTCGGCCCCTCGCTGGAAgacctcttctccttttgcgGTCGCCGCCTCTCGCTGAAGACGACGCTGATGCTGGCGGACCAGATGATCAGCCGCATCGAGTTTGTGCATAGCAAGAgcgtgctgcaccgcgacaTCAAGCCCGATAATTTTCTCATGGGCACCGGAAAAAAGGGCCACCACGTGTACATCATCGACTTTGGACTGGCGAAGAAGTATCGTGAcccccgcacgcacgcccacatCCCGTACAAGGAGGGCAAAAGTCTGACAGGCACGGCACGCTACTGTAGCATCAACACGCACATGGGTGTGGAGCAGGGTCGCCGTGACGACATGGAGGGCATTGGCTACATCCTCATGTACTTTCTCCGCGGctcgctgccgtggcaggGCTTAAAGGCGCACACGAAGCAGGAGAAGTACAACCGCATTTCCGAGCGAAAGCAGACGACGCCAGTGGAGCTGCTGTGCAAGGGCTTCCCTAGTGAGTTCGCCGCCTATATGAActacgtgcgtgcgctgcgcttTGAGGACAAGCCTGACTACTCGTACCTGAAGCGCATGTTCCGGGATCTCTTCGTACGTGAGGGCTACCACGTCGACTATGTCTTTGACTGGACGCTGAAACGCATTCACGAAAgtctgcaggagcagcagtccTTCCCgggcggcagcaacggcggtggcgccgcaggcAATGGCTCCCCAATGAATCAAAGCCCTGCACCGGGCGGCAACGGTGGTGCCCCAAACAACGTCAACAACAACCAGGAGTTGGGTGCGCCAGAGCAGCAGTAG
- a CDS encoding casein kinase I, putative (TriTrypDB/GeneDB-style sysID: LpmP.34.0920) — protein MMEFKIKTSKTAKILENCLVQGGRFRVGRRIGGGSFGEVFLAVDTQTGEMVAIKTENAKEIHSQLLTESRYYSIMTQGRAAAYMPTIFGYTSEGGFNLLTMELMGPSLENLHEQCGNRFSLKTTLMLADQILWLMELVHSHGILHRDIKPDNLVMGTGKKDHHVYIIDFGLARKYRDPRTNAHIPYKEGKSLTGTARFCSINTHLGVEQSRRDDIEGIAYILIYFLRGSLPWQGLKSVRDHKYDIIAQVKMCTPMESLCKGLPIEFASLVCYSRALRFEDKPDYGYLRGMFRRLFEREGYQEDYVYDWNIRKMHETLVARRHKHAEEKPGKKLL, from the coding sequence ATGATGGAATTTAAGATCAAAACGTCAAAGACGGCAAAAATACTGGAGAACTGCCTGGTGCAGGGGGGCCGCTTCCGCGTCGGCCGCCGCATCGGCGGTGGCTCCTTCGGCGAGGTATTCTTAGCCGTCGATACGCAAACTGGTGAGATGGTGGCCATCAAGACAGAGAACGCAAAGGAGATTCACTCGCAGCTCTTGACCGAATCGCGGTACTACTCCATCATGACCCAAggccgtgccgctgcgtaCATGCCAACTATCTTCGGATACACCTCCGAGGGCGGCTTCAACTTGTTGACAATGGAGCTGATGGGTCCCTCGCTGGAGAATCTGCATGAACAGTGCGGCAACCGCTTTTCACTCAAGACAACGCTGATGCTGGCGGACCAGATTCTGTGGCTCATGGAGCTCGTGCACTCTCACGGCATTCTGCACCGCGACATCAAGCCCGACAATTTAGTCATGGGCACCGGAAAAAAGGACCACCACGTGTACATCATCGACTTTGGACTAGCGAGGAAGTATCGTGACCCCCGCACGAATGCCCACATCCCGTACAAGGAGGGCAAAAGTCTGACAGGCACGGCACGGTTTTGTAGCATCAACACGCACCTCGGCGTCGAGCAGAGTCGCCGTGACGACATCGAAGGCATCGCCTACATCCTCATCTACTTCCTCCGCGGCTCGCTGCCATGGCAGGGCTTAAAGTCAGTCAGGGACCACAAGTACGACATAATTGCCCAGGTGAAGATGTGCACCCCGATGGAGTCGCTCTGCAAAGGGCTGCCCATCGAGTTTGCGTCACTTGTGTGCTActcgcgtgcgctgcgcttTGAGGACAAGCCTGACTACGGGTACCTCCGCGGCATGTTCCGCCGACTCTTCGAACGAGAGGGCTACCAGGAAGACTATGTCTATGACTGGAATATCCGAAAAATGCATGAGACACTCGTGGCACGGCGACACAAACACGCAGAGGAGAAACCCGGAAAGAAACTGCTTtag